A genomic window from Streptomyces sp. 846.5 includes:
- a CDS encoding fumarylacetoacetate hydrolase family protein, whose product MGTFSGSGAGPAFPGLLVGSRVRDLTPLAPSTFALFTDWDASLTQLAGLADDASTGNWHDLADLRVHAPIAPGQILQSGANYRRHVVDLVAAEKESVHGATPEEARADAELMMDERARNGVPYLFLGSPRAVCGPYDAVVLPPQGVQHDWELELALVIGRAGRHIDRRDAMAHVAAYTICNDLTTRDRLYRPDLKAIGTDWFTAKNADTFLPTGPYLVPAAFVGDPGDLRITLRHNGVVRQDESTKDMIFDIPRLIEYASATTTLLPGDLLLTGSPAGNGAHWGVFLQPGDVLEGAISGLGQQHNTVTAS is encoded by the coding sequence CTGGGGACCTTCTCCGGCTCCGGCGCAGGACCCGCCTTCCCCGGCCTGCTGGTCGGCTCCCGGGTCCGCGACCTGACCCCGCTGGCGCCCAGCACCTTCGCCCTGTTCACCGACTGGGACGCGTCGCTGACGCAGTTGGCCGGGCTCGCCGACGACGCCTCCACCGGCAACTGGCACGACCTGGCCGACCTCCGCGTCCACGCCCCGATCGCCCCTGGCCAGATCCTGCAGAGCGGCGCCAACTACCGCCGCCACGTAGTGGACCTGGTCGCCGCCGAGAAGGAGAGCGTGCACGGCGCCACCCCGGAGGAGGCCCGCGCCGACGCCGAGCTGATGATGGACGAACGGGCCCGCAACGGGGTCCCGTACCTCTTCCTCGGCAGCCCGCGCGCCGTCTGCGGACCCTACGACGCCGTGGTGCTGCCGCCGCAGGGCGTCCAGCACGACTGGGAGCTGGAGCTGGCACTGGTCATCGGCCGCGCGGGCCGCCATATCGACCGCCGGGACGCGATGGCCCATGTCGCCGCGTACACCATCTGCAACGACCTCACCACCCGCGACCGGCTCTACCGTCCGGATCTGAAGGCGATCGGCACCGACTGGTTCACCGCCAAGAACGCCGACACCTTCCTGCCGACCGGCCCCTACCTGGTCCCCGCCGCCTTCGTAGGCGACCCGGGCGACCTGCGGATCACGCTGCGCCACAACGGCGTCGTCCGGCAGGACGAGTCCACCAAGGACATGATCTTCGACATCCCCCGCCTGATCGAGTACGCCTCTGCCACCACCACGCTGCTCCCCGGCGACCTGCTGCTGACCGGCTCCCCGGCCGGCAACGGAGCGCACTGGGGCGTCTTCCTGCAGCCCGGTGACGTACTGGAGGGCGCCATCAGCGGCTTGGGGCAGCAGCACAACACCGTCACCGCCAGTTGA